A genomic stretch from Shewanella sediminis HAW-EB3 includes:
- the radA gene encoding DNA repair protein RadA, with the protein MAKIKTAYVCNECGQDFPRWQGQCSACHEWNTITEVRLGAVKSAGASVSGYAGAVGGGSKKLNEVKEVEAEKMLTGIGELDRVLCGGLTTGSVNIISGDPGAGKTTILSDLVSRMSQLMPSLYCTAEESLSQFKNRVNRLKLSCNEDNLYLMAETSVEAIIAELEAKQVKFAVIDSIQAVVTDLANGSPGSPSQVKSSAQSLTQYCKQNNVTMFLVAHVNKNNETAGPQTLIHIVDCLTHLECNDGQVRTLRANKNRFGDVDTVGIFKMTERGMLSVDNPSEIFLSGSTTQSPGAAITCIRKGNRNLLLEIQCLTTETEGEFPQRVCVGLNMNRIKMLTGILRKHTKTKIFHDTYFNLVGGLKIDESETCIDLALVTALLSSLNDFVVPRTTCIMGELSLNGDVRPIDSGVPRVKEAVQHGFTEVFIPFRNYHKSMEGLGAKINPVKTIHELLELIN; encoded by the coding sequence ATGGCTAAAATTAAAACAGCATATGTGTGTAATGAATGTGGTCAGGACTTTCCCAGGTGGCAAGGCCAATGCAGTGCATGTCATGAATGGAATACCATCACCGAAGTTCGCCTAGGTGCGGTTAAGTCTGCCGGCGCTTCGGTGTCGGGTTATGCCGGTGCGGTTGGCGGTGGCTCAAAAAAACTCAATGAAGTTAAGGAAGTTGAAGCCGAAAAGATGCTGACCGGCATAGGTGAGCTGGACCGCGTTCTGTGCGGCGGGTTAACTACCGGCTCGGTGAATATTATCTCCGGCGACCCCGGGGCGGGTAAGACCACCATACTGTCCGATCTCGTCTCTCGCATGTCACAGTTGATGCCGTCACTCTACTGTACAGCCGAAGAGTCGCTGTCACAGTTTAAAAACCGTGTGAACCGTCTTAAGCTGAGCTGTAATGAAGATAACCTGTACCTGATGGCGGAAACGAGCGTCGAAGCCATCATTGCCGAACTCGAGGCAAAGCAGGTTAAGTTTGCGGTGATAGACTCAATTCAGGCGGTCGTCACCGACCTGGCTAATGGCAGCCCGGGTTCCCCTTCGCAAGTTAAAAGCAGCGCCCAGTCACTGACGCAATACTGCAAGCAGAATAACGTCACCATGTTCCTTGTGGCGCATGTGAATAAAAATAATGAAACCGCCGGCCCACAGACCTTGATTCATATCGTCGACTGTCTTACCCACCTGGAGTGCAACGACGGTCAGGTGCGTACCCTCAGAGCCAATAAAAACCGTTTCGGGGATGTCGACACCGTCGGTATCTTCAAGATGACCGAGCGCGGCATGCTCAGTGTCGATAACCCCAGCGAAATTTTCCTCTCCGGCTCGACGACTCAGTCTCCGGGAGCGGCTATCACCTGTATCCGCAAAGGCAACCGTAACCTGCTGCTTGAAATTCAGTGCTTAACCACCGAAACCGAGGGGGAGTTCCCCCAGCGCGTCTGTGTCGGGCTTAATATGAACCGTATTAAGATGCTGACGGGGATCTTGCGTAAACACACCAAGACGAAGATTTTTCACGATACCTATTTCAACTTAGTCGGCGGGCTCAAAATCGATGAGTCAGAAACTTGTATCGATCTGGCGTTGGTCACAGCACTGCTAAGCAGCCTAAATGATTTCGTTGTCCCAAGAACCACCTGCATCATGGGGGAGCTGAGTCTGAATGGTGATGTCCGCCCGATAGATAGTGGCGTGCCGCGGGTGAAAGAGGCCGTTCAACATGGGTTCACCGAAGTGTTTATCCCTTTCCGTAACTACCACAAGTCGATGGAAGGGCTAGGGGCTAAGATCAATCCGGTAAAGACTATCCATGAGTTGCTTGAGTTAATAAATTAA